The stretch of DNA TCACGCAGGCTCGACGACGAATGGTCGCTGAGCGCCTCGCTCTTGCGACGCACCAGCTCGCGCACGACTTCCGCCGAGGGCGAGTCGGGCAAGACCCGCTGCTGGGCCGGCGTGAGGCCCGCCCGATAGAGGTCGAGGAACTGCCGACGCTCGTCGAGCCGGTTGAGCTCCTCCTCCGCCGCCGCCAGCGCAGCGATGTCGCTCTGCTTCAGCCCCATCACCGCCGATTGCAACGAACGCAGCGCCGAGTTGTAGCCACGAATGTCGGCCGACAGCTGCCTGAGGTTCACCTTTGACGAACGCGATCGGTACGACTGGCGGTACTCGGGACGCCGCGTCTCGTGCCTGCTGCCAGAACGCAGCGGATTGGGGCTCGCGGACGGATCGTCGGCGAACGGGTCGCGCCACTCCAGTGGCGCCGCCGAGGGGTGTTGCGACCACTTGCTGCGCTGTGGTGCATTGGAATCGGACCCGAACGCTTCGGGCTCGGGCACAACGGGCTTCGCCGTCGCCCGGGGGCCGGCGAACTGGCTCGGCGTCGGCTCGGCGTCGCGCGGCGATCGTCGGAGCGGGTTCACCGAGGTCTCGGGCCGGGCTCTCGTAGGCTCGGCGTCATTGACGTACGGATTGTTAATCGTGGCCACGGGGTCGCTCACCTTGAGTCGTGAACGCTCCGGCTCGACCACGGACGTCGTCTTGGGCCCGGCCGCGTCGCGAACCGGCGAAGTAGTTGCCGTCGGGTCGACCACTCCGGCTCCCGTTGACGGCGAAGACTTGTCGGCGGGAACCACTTCGGCGGGCTCGCCGGGTTCTTCGAACCGCGGCGCTTCGGGTTGGCGCCGCTCGAAATCGGGAGCGGCGGGGAATTCGCCCGATCCGCCCGGCATCACAGCGCGGATCGCCGCGTCGAGCCAATCGGCCATCCGATCGAGGTTCTCCGGCGACGCCTTCTCCTCGCCGTTGGGAGCGATCTGGTTCCAAACCGAGAGGACCTTCTCGGCCGCCGCCCGCTGCGACGCCAGCGCGGGCGGGTAGTGTTGATAGCGACGATAGATCTGCTGCGCTAGGGCGTCGACGCGATCTTGCAGCGACGGCTCCGGTTGGCCGCTCGCCAGCTCTCGACCCTCTTGCGCGGAGGCGCCGACACACAGACCCAGCGCGAGCGTTGCGGCGATTAGCGTCCGTATCAACATGGCGATTGCAATGAGCGTCGGAAATAACGCAGTGAGTTGGAGAGCGTTGGGATTGGTGGATCGCGGCCCACTTCCAGCGGCTGGGGAACCATAGAGCGCCCCGTCGAGCAGTCAAACAACTAGCATTGAGTTCAGGACACAAACAACAAAACCCCAAGCGAGTTTGGGGGTAATGGCGATCAACCGGAAAGAGCGGAGTTGAGAGGGCGCCCTTCTCTCTTTTTCCCGTTCCCCGCTAGCGTTTTCTCGCATCTCCATTCGGGGGGATCGCCGAGATACTACACAGCGACGACGGGCCACGCCCCACGGACCGTCATTTGTCGCAAGCGGCCGAGACCAGCCATTGCGGGCAGGGCGATAGCTGGTCGGGCGCCTCGAAACCACATCATTGCGACTCACCTAACGGCTAGTCCCGACCGATCGCTGCTGCCCCTTGGTCTCTGTCGATTCACCCGAATCGTCCGTACCGAGTGGGGTAGAAGTGATGCAGGCAATTTATCAAGCATTTGAAGATTTCTCGGGCGCCGAGCAGCGCCCGTGCCAGACGGTGCTTGTCGGCGCGCTGGGAGTAACACCCTACTGGCACGACGCGGCCGGCAAGCTGCGGTTGCCGCTCTTACAAGCGCCAACCGTCGAAGAGGCCGACCGCGCCCTGGCGAGCGAATCGCCGGCAGTCGTGGTGGCGCCGCTCGCCCTCTTCATGGACGGCGCGTCGATGGAATCGGCGTGCCGCTGGCTCTCGACGGCCGCGGTGGTCGTCGTCACCGACACCGAAGCCAACGCCGCCCTGTGGCGCCAGCTCGCCTGGGACGCGTTGACGCCCCCGCCATCGGCCGACGTCGCCGCTGCCACGCTCACCCGGGCCCTCACCGAAGCGAACCGTCGTAGCAAACAGCGTCAACTGATCGCTACCTACGCGCACCGGCTCGCCTCGCTCACCCGGAACGAACGCGACGTGCTCGACGCCGTCTGCGAAGGCCGCCTCAACAAGCAGATCGCCAGCGAACTCAACGTCAGCGTCCGGACAATCGAACAACGCCGGCGCCGCGTCTTCGACAAGATGGGCGTCGATTCGGCGGTCCCCCTCGCGGCGCTGACGGCGGTCGTACAAACCCTCAGCGAGCAGAACAACCGTCGGCGTCGAGCGCCCTCGCCGCCGCCAACGTTGCCACGGATGCACCACGCCGCCATGCCGCCGTCCGCCACACCGATGGTGCTCGCCTCGTTGGCCATCGCCGGGATGAACTAGCCAACTCCGAATCGCCTTCAAAACAGCGCCAGCTGCCGCTCCGCCGAGGGCGGTCGGAACGACGCGCTGCTGAGCGGCTCGGGCGATCGCTGGAGGCCTTCGCGGTTGGCGAACACCGAGAACGTCCGCGCGATCTGGCCGGCGTACGCGCCGCTCCCCGCCATGCGGTGGCCGAACCGCGGGTCGTTCCACCGCCCGCCCCTGGCGCCGCGGATAAGGGCCTCGACCTTCGGCGCGCGGTCCGGCTCGCAGCGACGCAGCCACTCGATGAAGACGTCTCGCACCGAACTGGCCAGCCGCAGCAGCGTGTAGCTCGCCGACGCGGCGCCCGCGTCGCGCGCCGCAGCGAGCAGATGCGGGACCTCGTGGTCGTTGAGCCCCGGGATCATCGGCGCGACCATCGCGTGTGTCGGGATGCCGGCCGCCGTCAACTCGGCGATCGCCTCGAGCCGCGCGGTTGGCGTGCTGGTGCGGGGCTCCATCTTCCGGGCCAGCTTCTCGTCGAGCGTCGTCAGCGACACCGCGACCACCACCGCCTTGTGCCGGGCCAGCTCCGCCAGCAGGTCGATGTCGCGGGTCACCAAGGCGTTCTTGGTGACGACTCCCACCGGCTGCCGGCACTCGGCCGCCACCGCCAGACACCCCCTGGTGATCTCCAGGCGGCTCTCCAAGGGCTGGTAGCAGTCGGTGACTCCCGAGAAGACGATCGGCTCGGGACGCCACCGCGGCCTCGCCAGCCACTTCCGGAGCAGCTCGGGCGCGTCGGTCTTGGCGACGATCCGCGTCTCGAACCCCAGGCCCGCGTCCGAGCCCAAGAACTCGTGCGACGGCCGGGCGTAGCAGTAGGCACAGCCGTGCTCGCAGCCCCGGTACGGGTTCACGCTCCAGCGGAACGGCAGGTCGGGGCTGTCGTTGCGGTTGACGATCGACTGCGACCGGTCCCCCTCGATGGTGGTGCGTAGCTTGGCCGCCCCGCTGCTTGACGATCCGTCCAGCAGACCATGCGACGCCAAGAAATCGGCGTCTTCGGCGACTTGCTCCCAGTCGGCCTCGGTGCGGACCGCTTCGTGCGGATTCGCCGGGCGAAACGCGCTGCCGCGTCCCGTCCAGCGGCCCACCGGCCCGGCCGGAAGCTTCAACTCAACCAAAACCGCAGGGCTCGACGACGACGTACTCGATAGCATAGGACACGTCCTCCGCAAGTTGACCGACCGATCGGCGGGACCCGAACAACCAACTGAACAGACGTAGTATACACAAGTTCACTGCTCGGGTCAAGGTTTCCCCGACCACAGCAACCACCAAAATCCATAAAAAGTGCTGCTAACTCTAGTTCTGCTGTTCACCGTCTTGCCGCTCGCCGAGCTGTTCTTGCTCTACAAGCTCGGCCAGGAGATCGGCGTGTTGCCGACGATCGCCATCGCCCTCGGCACGGGCGTCGTCGGCGCGTCGCTCGCCAAGGCGCAGGGGCTGGCGACGCTCAGCAAGCTCTCGCAACAACTGCGGTCTCGTGAGCAGCCCGCCGACACGCTCTTCGACGGCGCCCTGATCCTCATCGCCGGCGTGATGCTGATCACTCCCGGCGTGATCACCGACGTCACCGGCTTCCTGCTCCTCGTCCCGCCGGTGAGGTCGATCCTCAAGCCGCTCATCGCCAAGGCGCTGCGCCGCAACGTCCGCAGCCAAGACGCCGGACCTGGCGTGAAGGTTTGGACCTTCGGCTCAAGGATCGGCTCATCCGTCGATCAAGCGCCGCCGCCGAAAGACCGCGTCATCGAAGCCGAAGTCATCGACGTCCGCACCCGCGACGCCGAGTAGCGCCGCTGCGCGGACTGTGGATAGTGGTTGGCAATTTATTGCGTCGGGTGGCAAGGGTCGTAGGCGTCAGCCGGAGCCCCCGGAGCAGTGGAATGGGCGTCGCCACAAAGCTTCGCCGCGGGCTCCGCTAGGTTGCGACCCCAGCCAACCAGAATAAGTGGACATCGCCGCTACGTCTTAAACTACGTCGAACGATGAAGCCTCAGCGCGAAGCAGGCTGGCCAGAATATGTCGGTCTGAGCAACCGCACGACTTCTTCCGCACTCGTTTTTGATTAGGATTTAATCGTCATGGGATGATACCTCCAAGGTACCCAGAAGAACCATTCGGCCTCTGACGAGCTATTCAGTAGAAGCTTTGAAGGTCATCATTTTCTTGACGCAAAGAGGTGGTCCGGATGTTGCGAACGCTCGCGAAACTTGCCTTCTGCGTGTGTGTTAGCACGGCTCACGTCACTGCGAGTAGCGCTGAAGAGAACACGTCAGAGGGGCCGTCAGTTTCAATTGACGTGATTGCGTTAGGGCCAGAAAAGTCCGGGAGCATGCAAGCAAAGGGGAGTGTTTTAGAGGACGGGTCGGGCGGGGTGCTAGGCCCCAGTATAGACGCTGGAATCTCAAAAGATGGACGTATGACCATCAAATACAAGTGGGTTATAAGCACAGACCCCCCCAGAGATTCGACGGTTACTTTGACGAATCTAGGGGGAGGAAGTTGTCTTGTTCAGGTCAAGACAACTTCGCCGATTCGGCTCTCAGTCCCGACTGGCGTTTCCGTGCTCTGCCCGTGTTGCATGCAGCCTTACACGGAGAAAAGAGCGTTTGTTGTCGATAGGGCGTTACGACTTCAACTTTCGAACATGCCCAAGGCAGAGGGCACGCCCACGTCGGATTAGGTTGCGCCGGGTACGCAATTGCGCGGGCGTTCCGTCGATCCTGCCTAGACCCCGGGAGAGGAGCACCTCGCCAGTCCGACCGAGCCTAATCTACCAATCGCAAGACGCACTGCGGACACTAATCGCAAGCGCCTTCAGTTGACTGACAGATGCTCAATCCGAGTTATCGCCAAATCTGCTGAGGCGTGAAACTCCTAAGCAACGTGGCTCAAGGCAAGATCGCACGATGACGAGCAACGCCAATCGGCGCCCATAAGGAAGCGGCGTCCGTCACTCTCCTGGCGATGACGCTTTCGGCTCGCCTCGGTCAGTGAGTGGCCGCAACAACAGTGCTCCCACCGCCCTCAGCGGTCCGCACAGCAGACGCTACAAGGTTGCGAGCTTACTCAACCGCTCGTAGATGTTCTCAGCGGAGAAGAGGCAGAACGAGTGCTCGCGGCTGTCGAGCACCGCCGCGGCGCGGAGGCCGGCGGTCGCGGTGGCGAGCCGATGCTCAATCTCGCGGCGGCGATCGACAAGCGACTCCGCCATCGCGCGGTTAGCGGCGGTGATCGCGGTGTGGCGCTCGGCGGCGTTGTCCGGCGTCTTCTCGGTTTCGATCCAGTGCTGCTTCTCCGCCGCGGCTTCGTGGTCGGGCGCAAACCGCTCGGGGTGATAGTCGAGGTCGCGGAGCATCTGCGCCAACTCGCGGCGGTCGGCTTCGCTGGGCGCGTCGTGCTCAATCGGCAGGCGGAGCGTCGCCGTCATCGTGGCGTGCTCCGGAGGGCGCACGCCCAGCAGCCGCTCGGCGAAGCGGTCGGTCACCTGGTCGTACTTCGCGCCGCCGATGCCGTGCAAAAAGAGGTCGGCGAGCGCCAACCGGCAGTAAAGCGTCGTCACCAGCGCCCGGCTGCGGAGCTTGACGCCTCGGGCGCGGAGCTCGGTGAGCGCTTGCACGACATCGTCGGCGTCGGCGGGGAGCGTGGCCTCCCAGCCCTGACGGTCGGTGAGCCGGATCGTGTTGGCGATCGGGCGTACGTAGACAGGGCGGCGCGTCGGTGCGGCGTCGGACCAGACCCATAGCGGCGCCTCGACCCAGCCGTCCTGGCGGTGCAGATCGGGGAGCGGCTGGGCCGCGTTCTTGAGCCCGTGAGCCAATCGGTACTCGGCAAGCGCCGCGTTGTACGCCGCCGCGGTTTGCTCGGACCGCAAGAACATCTCAGCCGCCAATCGCCGGAACCCCTCACTGTCGGCGACTTCGCTAAACGGCAGTTCGAGCGTGTGGCTCCCCCAGCTGCGCTCGAGCTTGTGACGCGGCGTCGAAAGCAACGCCGACACACAGTCACAGCCAACCGCCGTGGCGTGCTTCCACAGATGGGTTACCAACGGATCGGCGACGAACGGCGCCACGGCTTCAGCGACTCGCGCGGGGAACGACTCGAACGTCGCCTGGTCCAACAGCCGCCGCTGTTCGAAAGGGATCGCCGCGGCGCGCTGGTCGTAAGCGATCGGCTCGCGGCGCGGCGTGGCGTGCGAGCCTGTCGGCGTAAGCACGCTCGCCGAACGGCAGAGATCGCTGTCGATGATGACATGTAGACCGAGACCGCCCGACGCCTTCGCCAGCGAGTCCAAAGCGAAGTTCTTGAACCACACGCCGGGGTGGAACAGCTCAGGCTGATGGCCGGAGAGGACGATCGGGCCGTCGATGACGGTCGCGACGTCGGCGTAAGCGCTGGTGTAGCGCGCGGCGGCGTCGACGAGATGTTGCCGCGCCGAGCCGGCGAGCTTCGCTAGGGGGCCGCCCCCCAGCCTGGCGTCGCCGATCTTGCGTGGCTGCCGCAAGCGATCGAGCAGCTCGGGCCAACCCGGCGCCACTAGCGCGGCGTCGTCGGCGGCAGGCGCTTTGTAGCGCGCGTACTCCGTAGCCGACCGGTCGATCGACTCACTGGAGGCCCGGTCGCCATCCGCGGGAGTCTGTCCGGCGCGAGCCCCGCTCCCACGAATCGCGTCGCGCGTTCGCCGTTGCTCGGTGCGGAGTTGGGACTCGGAAGCCGCCATATTAGCCTACGGCGGGGACAGCGACGCCCGGCGCGACAAGGCCGGCGCACGGATCGAAGTCGGCGGCGGGGTGTCGCACGCCGGCGCGGGCTTGCGCGCGGTCGATCACCTCGCGGTAATGACGGAGGCGGCGCTGCGCGTCGTCGAGCTCGCCGCCGAAGCTCCGCTTCTCGTCGAGATAGATCAGCGGCACCGCGGCCTCGATCACATTGAGACCATGGTAGGCGGCCTGCACCCACAGCTCGAGCGGCATCGCGTAGCCGTCTTCACGCAGCTGCAACGGTCGCAGCGCCGCGACGCGGTAGGCCTTGAAGCCGCAGAACGCGTCGGTCAGCGAGAACCCGAGACGCTCGTTGATCTCGCGCGTGATGGTCTGGTTGATCGCCTTGCGGTCTTGCGGCGCGGCGAGCCCGCTGGCGGTCGAGTCGGCGAGATAGCGGCTGCCCGACACGATATCGACGTCGCCCTTGCACATCGCGGCGAGCTCGCGGATGCGCTGCGGCTCGTGCTGCCCGTCGCAGTCGATCGTCACCAGAAGGTCATAACCGTGCTTCTTGGCGTAGCAGAACGCCGTCCGCATCGCGGCGCCGTAGCCGCGGTTGGGATCGTGCGTCACGACTTGGATGTCGTCCCGCGAAGCTAGCAACCGCGGCGTGTCGTCGCTGGAGCCGTCATCCACCACGAGGACGTCGTCGGCGTGCCGCACCACCTCGTCGAGGACCTTCGGGAGATGCTCCTGCTCGTTGTAGACCGGCAGAGCCGTCAGCAGTCGTTGTGAACGCACGGAAGGGCCTCGGTGGGATAGCGGGGTAGGAACCACGGGCGGCGCCGGTGACGATTGCGGGCAGGTGATGCTTGAATCGGTCGGGCGACGGTGGTTGCCGTCAGGACAGTTTAGGCGCCGGCACGACCGACGCCAAAGAAAAACGCAACCCGCATGCCGTCAGACGGACTGTAGCGGGTCGCGTTCGGTTCGGCTTGCCGTCGCCTCGACGCCCGGCAGACCCGCCCGGAGGCGGTCGGCGAGCGTCTCGAGGGCGAACCGCTCGCTGGCGTAGTGACCCGTCAGGATCACCCCCACGCCGAGCGACCGGCAGCGCAGGCACTCGTGGAAGCCCATTTCGCCGGTGAGAAACACGTCACAGCCCGCACGGACGGCAAGGTCCAGCAGAGACCCGCCGCTGCCGCAGGCGATCGCGACCGTCGCCCCCCGGTCGATGTAGGAAACAACCTCGGGTGTTACGACGCGGACCTGCGGTTGGTTCGTGAGCTGCTTCACCCTTTCCGCCAGGGCGTCGAAATCCCCGCCCGGCCACCGGCCGACCCGCCCCACGCCGGCGCCGTCGGTGCGGTCTGGGGTGGGGGCAAGCGCACGGGTCGCCGTCAGACCAAGCCGGTCGGCCCACTGCTGATTCACCCCACCCGCGGCGGAGTCGTAGGCCGTATGGGGGCTGTAGACCGCCACGCCCGCCCGGGCGAGCCGCCACAGCGAACCGCCGTCGACGCTCTCGGTCGTCAACGACTTCACGCCACGGAACGGCAACGGGTGATGCGTCACCACCAGGCTGGCGTCGGCGGCGATCGCTTCATCGACCACATCGGGCGACAGCGTGAGACACGTCAGCACACGGCTCAGCGGCGCCGCCGGATCGCCGACCAACAGACCGACGTTGTCCCACTCCTCCGCGAGCACGCACGGCGCGATCGATTCGAGCAGGCGGCAAGCGTCGGCGATGGTGGGCGTCGTCGGCATGCCAACCATCGTAAGGGGTTCGGTGACCCTTCTGTAGAGGCGCCGCCCACAAAGCAAAACAAAGGCGAGCCGGAAGCGTGACAGGATTATGCAACTAGTAGCTGAGGGTTCTTTGCGAGCGAGCGGGTTCCGGCGATAAGGAGCTTGGCCTGGACCCAGTGTCGGACGCGGTGGAAGCGTCGGACCCAGGCGGGGAGCGAGGCGAGCCCGCCGCCGAAGGTGACCAGCGTCCCGAAGGAGGTCTCGATCGCCGTCCGCTGGCGGTAGAGAGCCGCCCCGAACGCCGTCCCCAACAGCTCGATGCTCCGCAGCCGACTGGGCGAATGTCGTTGGTGGCCCAAGCCTTTCCCCTTGCGTTTCTTCGCCACCAGCTGAAACCCTTCGGCTTGGGCCGCGTCGTAGAGCGGGTTGGCGTCGTACTCGGTGTCCGCCAGCAGGTAACCGCCGCCGGCAAGCCCTTCGATCAACCAGCGGGCCACGCGTTTCTCGCTGACGTTCATCGGTGAGAGGTCCCAGGCCAGCGGCATCGGCCCATCGCCCCAGATCACATGCAGCTTGTAGCCCAGCTGCTTGCCCCCGGCGCCACGGCCGTAGCCCGCGTCGGGGTCCTTGCTCACCAGACTCACCGCGAGCGCCTTGCCATCGATCTTCTTGACGATCCCCTGGCCCAGGTTCAGCAGCCCGATCAGCCGCTGCTCCACGGCCGTCAGCAGCAGCACGCAAGCGGGCTTACGCAAGCGTCGGCTCAGCGTGCCTTGCGTCGGCAAAGGTTGAGGGCAGAGGTCGGTGGGCCAGTTCTCGGGGCACGCGGCCCAGGCGGTGGGGCGGTCGTGGACCACCGCCCACAGGTAAACCACCACGATGTCGCCGGTGGAGTACCTCCAACTCCCCCATCCCACGTCCAACTGTTTCACCAAACGGTACAATAACCGCCAGAGTTCGCGTTCCATCGGATCGTCTCCCCCTGCAAGGAATAGAATCTCTCCATGCAGAATGGGACGCGGACTCCCTCTTCGCCATCGGACCGTGCTAGCCCTTGCATAATCCTGTTACGCTTCCGGCTCGCCTTACGCTTCGTTGCTTCGAACACGTCCCCCGTCCCTCCCCTCACAACGCCTGCGTCAGCGTCGCTTCCTCCGAATCATCGAGCAACTTCGGCTCGACCTTGAATCGGTAGATCAACTCCCGCTGACCCGCCGTCTCCTCAACCTGCAGGCGCATTGTCTTGCCGATGAGGTCGTCGGCGTTGATGTACTTGTAGCGCTTCTTGTCGACATCCGACTCAAGTTGAAACACCTGGGCCCGTTTGGGCCGCCGGTGGCTGTTGCTAGCGTGCAGCGTGCACTTGAGATCGACCGGTAGCTCACCAGTGTTGGTCATCCGCTGCTCGACAACCAGCGCGCCCTCGGGGGTGAGGAAGGTCTCAACCTCCAGC from Botrimarina mediterranea encodes:
- a CDS encoding transposase; translated protein: MERELWRLLYRLVKQLDVGWGSWRYSTGDIVVVYLWAVVHDRPTAWAACPENWPTDLCPQPLPTQGTLSRRLRKPACVLLLTAVEQRLIGLLNLGQGIVKKIDGKALAVSLVSKDPDAGYGRGAGGKQLGYKLHVIWGDGPMPLAWDLSPMNVSEKRVARWLIEGLAGGGYLLADTEYDANPLYDAAQAEGFQLVAKKRKGKGLGHQRHSPSRLRSIELLGTAFGAALYRQRTAIETSFGTLVTFGGGLASLPAWVRRFHRVRHWVQAKLLIAGTRSLAKNPQLLVA
- a CDS encoding FxsA family protein, yielding MLLTLVLLFTVLPLAELFLLYKLGQEIGVLPTIAIALGTGVVGASLAKAQGLATLSKLSQQLRSREQPADTLFDGALILIAGVMLITPGVITDVTGFLLLVPPVRSILKPLIAKALRRNVRSQDAGPGVKVWTFGSRIGSSVDQAPPPKDRVIEAEVIDVRTRDAE
- a CDS encoding PA0069 family radical SAM protein, which produces MLSSTSSSSPAVLVELKLPAGPVGRWTGRGSAFRPANPHEAVRTEADWEQVAEDADFLASHGLLDGSSSSGAAKLRTTIEGDRSQSIVNRNDSPDLPFRWSVNPYRGCEHGCAYCYARPSHEFLGSDAGLGFETRIVAKTDAPELLRKWLARPRWRPEPIVFSGVTDCYQPLESRLEITRGCLAVAAECRQPVGVVTKNALVTRDIDLLAELARHKAVVVAVSLTTLDEKLARKMEPRTSTPTARLEAIAELTAAGIPTHAMVAPMIPGLNDHEVPHLLAAARDAGAASASYTLLRLASSVRDVFIEWLRRCEPDRAPKVEALIRGARGGRWNDPRFGHRMAGSGAYAGQIARTFSVFANREGLQRSPEPLSSASFRPPSAERQLALF
- a CDS encoding Nif3-like dinuclear metal center hexameric protein; this encodes MPTTPTIADACRLLESIAPCVLAEEWDNVGLLVGDPAAPLSRVLTCLTLSPDVVDEAIAADASLVVTHHPLPFRGVKSLTTESVDGGSLWRLARAGVAVYSPHTAYDSAAGGVNQQWADRLGLTATRALAPTPDRTDGAGVGRVGRWPGGDFDALAERVKQLTNQPQVRVVTPEVVSYIDRGATVAIACGSGGSLLDLAVRAGCDVFLTGEMGFHECLRCRSLGVGVILTGHYASERFALETLADRLRAGLPGVEATASRTERDPLQSV
- a CDS encoding glycosyltransferase family 2 protein, which gives rise to MRSQRLLTALPVYNEQEHLPKVLDEVVRHADDVLVVDDGSSDDTPRLLASRDDIQVVTHDPNRGYGAAMRTAFCYAKKHGYDLLVTIDCDGQHEPQRIRELAAMCKGDVDIVSGSRYLADSTASGLAAPQDRKAINQTITREINERLGFSLTDAFCGFKAYRVAALRPLQLREDGYAMPLELWVQAAYHGLNVIEAAVPLIYLDEKRSFGGELDDAQRRLRHYREVIDRAQARAGVRHPAADFDPCAGLVAPGVAVPAVG
- a CDS encoding response regulator transcription factor → MQAIYQAFEDFSGAEQRPCQTVLVGALGVTPYWHDAAGKLRLPLLQAPTVEEADRALASESPAVVVAPLALFMDGASMESACRWLSTAAVVVVTDTEANAALWRQLAWDALTPPPSADVAAATLTRALTEANRRSKQRQLIATYAHRLASLTRNERDVLDAVCEGRLNKQIASELNVSVRTIEQRRRRVFDKMGVDSAVPLAALTAVVQTLSEQNNRRRRAPSPPPTLPRMHHAAMPPSATPMVLASLAIAGMN